The following proteins come from a genomic window of Paramisgurnus dabryanus chromosome 19, PD_genome_1.1, whole genome shotgun sequence:
- the LOC135773707 gene encoding CD209 antigen-like protein C, translated as MEMMVDIYEGENVYRTQTDSDTNRQQPLQSTGSELVRIRSYRSVTVCLVLFCVLLLTAVIVLCVLIDTNNQQINNKNLTEENDQLLTKYTNLKEERKQLLTKYTSMTDERDELIAKYNIITEQNEQLNQEKKELRRHFNGGWIYYQSTLYYISSEKKSWDESRRYCRERGADLIIINNGEEHDFFQKMSGTEYVWIGLSDSDEEGRWKWVDGSTLNSNFWHTGDPNGGRKENCALKHSSLWADYPCNDAYKCICEKKFLI; from the exons ATGGAGATGATGGTGGACATCTATGAAGGTGAAAATGTCTATAGGACCCAGACAGACTCTGATACAAACAGACAACAACCACTTCAGTCTACAG GAAGTGAGCTTGTGAGGATAAGAAGTTACAGATCAGTTACAGTGTGTTTGGTGCTCTTCTGCGTTCTTCTACTGACTGCAGTCATAGTTCTGTGTGTCCTGATCGATACAAACAATCAACAGATTAACAACAAAAACCTCACAGAAGAGAACGACCAGCTGTTAACCAAATACACCAACCTCAAAGAAGAGAGAAAACAGCTTCTAACCAAATATACCAGCATGACAGATGAGAGAGATGAATTAATAGCCAAATACAATATTATTACTGAACAAAATGAACAACTGAATCAGGAGAAAAAAGAGCTGCGGAGACATTTTAATG GTGGATGGATTTACTATCAATCTACTTTGTACTACATTTCATCTGAGAAGAAGAGCTGGGATGAGAGCAGAAGATACTGTAGAGAGAGAGGAGCAGATCTGATCATCATTAACAATGGAGAGGAACAT GATTTCTTTCAGAAAATGTCTGGTACAGAATATGTCTGGATTGGTTTGTCTGACAGTGATGAGGAGGGCAGATGGAAATGGGTTGATGGCAGCACACTGAACTCTAA CTTCTGGCATACTGGAGACCCCAATGGTGGTAGAAAAGAGAACTGTGCCCTAAAACATTCATCACTTTGGGCTGATTACCCCTGCAATGATGCTTATAAATGCATCTGTGAAAAGAAATTTTTGATATAA
- the rnmt gene encoding mRNA cap guanine-N(7) methyltransferase: MMAQNSRLLETESKYTDPEVECRRDTAQTSSSFLKRPRDVDEDDKDDSPKKKLVKEESLHSQKVATHYNKLQECGLAERNKSRIVHLRNFNNWLKSVLIAEILDNVRKRTRDVAVLDLGCGKGGDLLKWKKGRIDKLVCADIAAVSIEQCQQRYNDMRRRGHPNDRTYSAEFITADCSRELLSEKLRDPELQFDVCSCQFVYHYSFESEQQADTMLRNACDRLRPGGFFIGTTPDAYELVKRLEESDSNSFGNEVYSVNFQKKGDYPLFGCQYDFSLEGVVNVPEFLVYFPLFEEMAKKYNMRLVYKKTFKEFFEEKVKDEKNKVLMQWMQALEQYPPDERGRLASDLPGEYDHAKTLSENPAVRLPLGTLSKSEWEATSLYLVFVFEKMS, from the exons GATTGTTAGAGACAGAGAGTAAATACACCGATCCAGAGGTCGAGTGTAGGAGAGATACTGCACAGACTTCATCTTCATTTCTGAAGAGACCAAGAGATGTCGATGAGGATGATAAAGATGATTCTCCCAAAAAGAAGCTG GTCAAAGAGGAATCACTTCACAGTCAAAAAGTGGCCACACATTATAACAAACTTCAGGAGTGTGGTCTGGCAGAGCGCAATAAAAGCAGGATTGTCCACTTGCGCAACTTCAACAACTGGTTGAAGAGTGTGCTCATTG CTGAGATCTTGGATAACGTGAGGAAGAGGACGAGAGATGTTGCTGTGTTAGATCTGGGCTGTGGGAAAGGAGGAGATCTTCTCAAATGGAAAAAAGGACGGATCGACAAACTGGTCTGTGCAG ATATTGCAGCTGTGTCCATTGAACAGTGTCAGCAGCGTTATAATGACATGAGACGGAGAGGACACCCAAATGATCGCACATACTCAGCCGAGTTTATAACTGCAGATTGCAGCAGG GAGTTGCTGTCTGAAAAGTTGCGAGATCCTGAGTTGCAGTTTGACGTGTGCAGCTGTCAGTTTGTGTATCATTATTCCTTTGAGAGCGAACAGCAGGCTGACACCATGTTGAGAAACGCCTGTGACAGACTGCGACCTGGAGGATTCTTTATTGGGACAACACCAGATGCATATGAGCTGGT GAAGCGCTTGGAGGAGTCGGACTCCAACAGCTTTGGAAATGAAGTTTACTCTGTAAACTTCCAGAAGAAAGGCGACTATCCTCTTTTCGGCTGTCAGTATGATTTCAGCCTGGAGGGAGTTGTAAATGTCCCAGAGTTTCTGGTGTATTTCCCTCTGTTTGAGGA GATGGCAAAAAAGTACAACATGCGTCTGGTCTATAAGAAAACGTTCAAAGAATTCTTTGAGGAGAAAGTTAAAGATGAGAAAAACAAAGTTCTCATGCAGTGGATGCAGGCACTAGAG CAATACCCTCCGGATGAGAGAGGCCGGCTGGCGTCCGATTTACCGGGAGAGTATGACCACGCCAAGACGTTATCTGAAAATCCTGCTGTTAGGCTTCCGCTG ggaACCTTGAGCAAGTCTGAGTGGGAGGCTACAA gCTTATACctggtgtttgtgtttgagaaAATGTCATAA